Part of the Actinomyces howellii genome, CGACGCACACAGGGAGGTCCGCCGCCTGGTACAAGACGATCATTGACCGGCTTGATCACGGCTATCCACCAGGAGCGTGAGGATAGTTGATGTGTGCACCACCCCACCGTCCGTCACCAGCGCACAAGCCCAAGGGGGCCGGTCCCGACCAACCCGCCCCAACCGTGCCCTGTTCGGCCCCGACGAGGCGGCACAGTCAATCACAGGCCTGCCTCGCCCGCAGGTACCTGACAGCACCCCACGAGAGCACGACGTACCACTTCCCCCGATCTCGAGGTGCCACATGTCCCGATCTCGAGGTGCCATATGTCCCGATCTCGGGGGTGACACGCGACCGGGGCCGCACCCGGTCAGGGTGCGGCCCCGGAGGAAGCCCGGCAAGCCGGCGATCCGGCGGCCCGCAGGCTCCGCGGCTCTGTGCTCAGGCCTTGGCGGCGGCGATGCGCTCGCGGAACTTCGCGAGCTGCTCGGTGATGGCCGCGGGGACCTTGTCGCCGAACTGCTTGAAGTACTCCTCGGTGTCGTCCATCTCGGCGGCCCAGGCATCGGGGTCGATGGTGTACATCTGCTCCCACTGCTCGGCGGTCACGCCGGAGCCCTCGAGGTTGAAGTCCTCGGCCTTGGGGTACAGGCCGGTCACGCCCTCGATCGCCTCGACCTCACCGGCGGCGCGACGCACGATCCAGTCCAGGACCCGGGAGTTGTCGCCGTAGCCGGGCCACAGGAACTTGCCGTCGGCGTCCTTGCGGAACCAGTTGACCTGGTAGACCTTCGGGAAGCCCTCACCGAGCTGCTCCTGGATCTCCAGCCAGTGACCCCAGTAGTCGGCCATGTTGTAGCCGCAGAAGGGCAGCATGGCGAAGGGGTCGTGGCGCAGCGAGCCGGCCTTGACGTCCGTGGCGGCCGCAGTCACCTCGGAGGCCACCGAGGCGCCGATGAACACGCCGTGGGCGGCCTCGTACTGCTCGGCCACGAGCGGCACGTTCGAGGCACGACGCCCGCCGAAGAGGATGGCGTCGATGGCCACGCCCTCAGGGGCCTCCCAGTCCGGGCAGATGATCGGGCACTGCGCGGCGGGGGTCGTGAAGCGTGAGTTGGGGTGCGCGGCGAGCTTGCCCTCGGCGGCGTCGGCCGGGGTGTAGTCGTTGCCGTGCCAGTCGATGAGGTGCTCGGGCAGCTCGGCGTCGATGCCCTCCCACCACACGTCGCCGTCGTCGGTCAGGGCGACGTTGGTGAAGATGCTGTTGGCGCGCATGGTCTCCATGGCCATCGGGTTCGTCTTGTAGGACGTCCCCGGCGCCACCCCGAAGAAGCCGGCCTCAGGGTTGATGGCCCGCAGGCGGCCGTCCTCACCGGCGCGCATCCAGGCGATGTCGTCGCCGACCGTCTCGACCTTGTAGCCCTCGATGGTGGGCTGGAGCATGGCGAGGTTGGTCTTGCCGCAGGCCGAGGGGAAGGCGGCGGTCACGTGGTACTGCTTGCCGCTCTTCTCGTCGGTCAGGCGCAGGATGAGCATGTGCTCGGCCATCCAGCCGTCGCGCCGGGCCATCGTCGAGGCGATGCGCAGCGCGTAGCACTTCTTGCCCAGCAGGGCGTTGCCGCCGTAGCCCGATCCGAAGGACCAGATCTCGTTGGTCTCCGGGAAGTGGGTGATGTACTTCTCGTCGTTGCAGGGCCACGTCGTGTCCTCCTGGCCCGGTGCCAGGGGGGCGCCCACGGAGTGGACGGCGGGGACCCACGGACGGCCCTCGGCGATGAGGTCCATCGCCTGGGTGCCGATGCGCGCCATGATGCGCATGTTGACGACGACGTAGGGCGAGTCGGTCAGCTCGATGCCCAGCTGGGAGATGGGACCGCCCAGGGGGCCCATGGAGAAGGGGATGACGTAGAGGGTGCGGCCGCGCATCGCGCCGTCGAACTTCTCGTGGAGGATCTTCTTCATCTCCACGGGGTCGTACCAGTTGTTGGTCGGACCGGCGTCCTCCTCCTTCTCGGAGCAGATGTAGGTCCGGGACTCCACACGGGCCACGTCGCTGGGCAGGGAGCGAGCGAGGAAGGAGTTGGGACGCTTGTCGGGGTTGAGACGTGTGAACATGCCGGACTCGACCATCTCGGAGGTCAGGCGGTCCCACTCCTCGTCAGAGCCGTCCGCGAAGTAGACCTTCTCCGGCTTGCTGAGCTCCGCGATGCGGGTGACGAAGGAGATGACGTCCTCAGGGGTGTTGGCCGGTGCAGCCGCGCGAACTTCCTGCTCAGACACAGTCATGTGAGTCCCTTCCTTAGGTGTCTAGTGACTCGTTCTGTCGGCACCAATCCTCCCCCATCCCCGTCCGGAGGTCACGCCCCCGAAGGTCCCACCGGCTCCGCCGTGGGCGCACACGCACCGTGTTCCTCCCCACACTGCGACCCGGGGGGCTGCGTGTAGCGTCGGGGCGTGCCCATCCTCGACCGGACGCCGTCGGCCCACCACGCGCGCAGCCGCGCCCTGACCGCCCCGCTGGCCACCCTGGGGGCGGCCGGCATCGCGTTGGGCGCCTCGGCGTGCACGGCGCACATGGACATGACGATCGACGAGGCCGGGACCTACGACGTCGTCATGGTCATGCGCGACACGACGGGCACCGTCTTCACCGAGCAGACCAACTGCGAGGACTACGCCGACCCCGAGCTCGTCGGCGCCTCCCCGGGCGCCACCGTGACCTCCACCCCGGTGGGGGCGGCCGGGGACTCGGCGGGCCTGGGCTGCGAGGTCCGGGTCTCAGGGGTCACGGTCCCGGAGGCGGACGGCGCCCAGACCGAGGGCTCCCTCGTCGTGCGCGACGGGGACCTCTACGTCGTCACGATCGCCCCCTACCTCACTGACGAGGCCACCTCCCAGGCGACTGCGGGCGCCACCTCCGACCCGGGGGCGACCCCTCAGTCCCTGACCGAGGTCGTTGACGCGCGCGTGTCGGTGAGCTTCCCCGGCGCTGTCGTCGAGGACGGCGGGGGCTCGGTGTCGGGCTCGACGGTGACATGGGCCGACGCCGACCTCCTGGCGGGCGGGGTGAGCGCCTCGGGGTACGCCTCACCCCAGGCGGGCATGAACGTGTGGGACCGCTTCGCCCCCTGGATCATCGGAGCGGTCGTCGCGGCCGGCGCCGCCCTGGGTGCGGCCGGCTGGCGACGCCGCGCAGGCCGGCGCCGGGCGCACAGCACATCCGCCCCCTGAGTCCTGGAGCCTGCCGGGCGCATGGGGAGTCGTGCCCCCACGGACAGCGACTCCGACCTCCCCAGGTCACGCGCCAGTGCGTAGACTCGCAGCATGAGACCCCCATCGCGCACGTCCCTGCGCCGTCTGGGCGCAGCCGCCCTCGTCCCCTTCGTCCTTGCGCTGAGCGCCTGCGGCGCGAAGTACGACTTCACCATCCATGAGAATGAGACCGTCGACATGGTCGCCATCACGTGGGGTGATGAGATGACCGAGGAGTACTGCACCGCGTCCACCGACGAGGAATACGACTCGACCTACACCTTCACCGAGTACGAGGGCAAGCCAGCATGCGAGGAGCGAGCCGAGGCGATCCCCTTGTCCGAGTTCGCCAAGAGCGACAGCTCTGAGTCGAGCATCACCCACGAGGGGGACGTCTTCGTCGCCGTCTTCGACGTCGCCGCGATGAAGAGCCAGGCCGAGGAGAGCGCAACGCTCGCCGGTACGGACACCTCCGACATCAAGGTCACCATCTCGGTGACCTTCCCGGGCAAGGTGACCGAGGCCAACGGGAACGCGGAGGTCGACGGCTCGACCGTCACCTGGAGCGACGTGCTGGCCGAGTCCGAGAGCACGCTGCGGGCCGAGGGCAAGGACTCGCCCTTCAACCCGCTGCCGATCATCATCGGCGCGATCGTGGGCATCGTGGTCCTCATCGGCATCATCGCCATCATCGTCGTCGCGAGCCGGAAGAAGCGTGGCGGCCAGCTGCCGCCCCCGGGTGTGGTCGCCGGCCAGCCGGGTTACCAGGCCCAGCCCAGCTACCAGCCGCCCACCCAGCCCGGCTACCAGCAGCCCGCCCAGCCGAGCTACCAGGCCCAGCCCAGCTACCAGCCGCCCACCCAGCCCGGCTACCAGCAGCCCGCCCAGCCGGGTTACCAGGCCCAGCCGGGACAGCCCGGCTACCAGCAGCAGGGGCCCTACCCGCAGGATCCTCAGCAGCCCTACAACCCCAACGGCCAGTACTGAGCCGGCGCCCGGGCGCACCACAGTCCGCAGGCACTGAGGGGGCCGGTCTGGTCGCACCGTGACGGTGCTGCCAGCCCGGCCCCCTCAGCGTCTGCAGTTCAGTGTCTGCCGTGTCTGCGGGGCTCGGGGGCCCTGCGAGCCTGCCGGTCGGCGGGACGAGCCTGCCGGTCGGCGGGACGATGAGAGGCTCTGCGGATCTCGGCATGCCGCGGATGCCAGCCGTCTGCGCTGCCCGGAGGTTGCCCGGTGCTCTGGTCGTCAGGCGCCCACCGGCCCCCGCGGGAGCCAGGTGAGGACGCAGGAAGCAGCAGGAAGCAGCAGGGAGCGGTCCTGAGCAGATCCCGAAAGGGTGGAGTCCGGTGCGGCCAGGAGGCGGGGACCCGCCCGTCCGACTCAGCCCAGCAGCGCGTGACGGGTGATCGTGGCCTCGCGGCCCGCACCGACGCCGATGACGGACACCCGGGTGCGGGCGAGCTCCTCGATGCGCAGGACGTAGTCCTGCGCCGCGCGCGGCAGGTCGGAGAACTCCCGGACACCGGAGATGTCCTCGCTCCACCCGGGCAGCTCCTCGTAGACGGGGACGGCGTGGTGGAACTCGGACTGGGTCAGCGGCATCTCCTCGGTGCGCACCCCGTCGACCTCGTAGGCCACGCACACGGGGATCGTCTCGTGACCGGTCAGGACGTCGAGCTTGGTGAGGACGAGGTCGGTCAGCCCGTTGACCCGGGCGGCGTAGCGGGTGACGACGGCGTCGTGCCACCCGCAGCGCCGAGGACGCCCCGTGGTCACCCCGTACTCCCCGCCCTCGGCCCTCAGGCGCTCGCCCAGGGCGTCGGTCAACTCGGTGGGGAAGGGGCCCTCGCCCACCCGGGTCGTGTAGGCCTTGACGACACCGACCACCGAGTCGATGCGCGTGGGGCCCACACCCGTGCCGGTGCAGGCGCCCCCGGCGGTGGGGCTCGAGGAGGTGACGAAGGGGTAGGTGCCGTGGTCGATGTCGAGCATCGTGGCCTGACCGGCCTCGAAGAGCACCGTCTTGCCTGCGTCGAGGGCGTCGTTGAGCAGAAGGGAGCAGTCGACGACCATGGGCCGCACCCGCTCGGCGTAGGACAGCAGGTCGTCGGCCACGGCCTCGGGGTCGATGGCCGGGCGGTTGAACACCTTGAGGAAGAGGCTGTTCTTCTGGTCGAGGGCGCTGTGGACCTTCTGGCGCAGGATCGACTCGTCGAAGAGGTCCTGGACGCGGATGCCCACGCGGTTCATCTTGTCGGCGTAGGTGGGGCCGATCCCACGGCCGGTCGTGCCCAGCTGCCGCGCCCCCAGGAAGCGCTCGGTCGTGCGGTCCAGGACCCGGTTGTAGGACGGGATGATGTGGGCGTTGGCGGAGATGAGCAGGCTCGAGGCGTCCTTGCCTCGTTCGGTGATCTCCGCGATCTCGTTGAACAGGACCTCGAGGTCCACGACGACCCCGTTGCCGATGACGGGGGTGACACCGGGGGTGAGCACGCCCGCGGGCAGGAGGTGGAAGGCGAAGCTCTCCCCGTCGATGACGACCGTGTGACCGGCGTTGTTACCGCCGTTGAACTTGACGACGTAGTCGACGTCCTGGCCGAGCTGGTCGGTGGCCTTCCCCTTTCCCTCGTCCCCCCACTGGGTCCCCACGACGACGACGGCTGGCATGGCTGCTCCCTGGCTCGGTGTCCGCGCGGCGAGGGCCGCGCCGCGGCAAGCCTACCCGAGGCAGCCGCCCACGGGCCCCGTGCGCACGACCGGGCAGATGCCGGACCGGGCGCTGCCCCGTGGCGCGAACAGCCGTCGGCCGGCTCGGACCTGTGCGCAGGTCCGAGCCGGCCGACGGAACCGGCCCCGGAGGGGCGGGGCTACGGCGGTCAGCGCTTGGCCGAGCCGACCGAGCCGAGACGCTCGCAGGCCTCGACCACGCGGGCGGCCATGCCCTCCTCGGCGGCCTTGCCCCAGGCGCGCGGGTCGTACTTCTTCTTGTTGCCGACCTCGCCGTCGATCTTGAGGACGCCCTCGTAGTTGGTGAGCATCCAGTCGACCACCGGACGGGTGTAGGCGTACTGGGTGTCGGTGTCGACGTTCATCTTGATGACGCCGTTGCGCACCGCGGTGGCGATCTCCTCGTCGGTGGAGCCCGACCCGCCGTGCATGACCAGGTCGAAGGGCGAGGAGGTGTCACCCACCTTGGAGGACAGGCGGTCCCCGAGACGCTTGGCGCACTCGTCCTGGATCTCACCGAGGATCTCCGGACGCAGCTTGACGTGGCCGGGCTTGTAGGAGCCGTGGACGTTGCCGAAGGTCAGAGCCGTGATGTAGCGGCCGTTCTCACCCAGGCCCAGGGCCTCGATGGCGCGCCAGGCGTCGTCGGCGGTCGTGTAGAGGTTGGCGTTCTCGTCACCGGTGATGCCGTCCTCCTCGCCACCGACGGCGCCGATCTCGATCTCCAGGACGACGTTGGCCGCCTTGGCACGGGCCAGCATGTCGACGGCGATCTCGATGTTGTCGTCAAGGGACTCGGCCGAGCCGTCCCACATGTGGGAGTTGAACATCGGCAGCTCACCGCGCTTGACCTGCTCGGCCTCGATCTCCAGCAGGGGCAGGATCCAGGGCTCCAGCATCGCCTTGGGGCAGTGGTCGGTGTGCAGGCCGATGGTGCCGGGGTAGAGGTCACCGACCGCCCGGGCGTAGGCGGCGAAGGCGATGGAGCCCTTCACCTTGTCCGCGCGCGAGGAGCCCGACCAGTAGGCGGCGCCACCGTTGGAGATCTGCACGATGCCGTCGGACTCGGCGTCGGCGAAGCCCTTGAGGGCGGCGGACAGGGTCTGGGACGAGGTGACGTTGATCGCGGGGATGGCGTACTTGCCGGCCTTCGCCCGGTCGAGCATGTCGGCGTAGGACTCCGGGGTTGCAATAGCCACTGGGGGCCTCCTGATGTCGGTGAAAGTGCAGTGGTGCGTCAGTGATTCTTCCACGGATCGGACCCCGGGTGTAGCGGATCATGGTCCCGGATCACATCCCGCCCTCCCACCCTCCCCCAGATCGGGACATATGACACCTCGAGATCGGGACATATGACACCTCGAGATCGCCGCATCTGGCACACGGGACAGCCCGAAGGCGGTCGGAGGGTCAGTCGGGAGCGGCACCACCGTGCTGGAGGATCCACGAGTGCATGGCCACGGCTGCGGCGGCGGCCACGTTGATCGAGCGGGTCGAGCCGTACTGGCCGATGCGCAGCGTCCTGCTGCTGCCCGCCAGCAACCGCTCACTGATCCCCGCCCCCTCGGAGCCAAGGACGAGCAGGCTGCGCTCAGGAAGGACCGCCCCCTCCAGCAGCTCGGCACCCGGCCCGTTGTCGATGGCAACGACCTCGTAGTCGGCCCGTCCCGCCCAGTCGAGCAGGTCCTCGGGCTCCTCGTGGTGGACGACCTGCAGGTAGCGGTCGGTGACCATCGCCCCGCGCCTGTTCCACCGGCGTCGGCCCACGATGTGCACCCCGCCGACGTTGAAGGCGTTGGCGCTGCGCACGATCGAGCCGATGTTGAGGTCCTGGGAGACGTTCTCGATGGCTACGTGCAGCTGGTGGGAGCGGGCGGCCAGGTCCGCACGGATCGCCTCGAGGGACCAGTAGCGGTACCGGTCGACGACGTTGCGCCGGTCCCCTGCGGCCAGCAGCTCGGGATCAAGGCGCGGGTCGTCGGGCCAGGAGTCGGGGGGTGCGGGCCACGGGCCGACACCCACCTCGCGGCGGTCCACCGGGGTGTCGAGGTCCGGCGGGCGCCCTTCCCAGTAGTCGCGGCCACCACCGTGGCCGGCGGGCGGAGTGACCCCGGGACCGCCCGAGGCCCCTCCCCTGCCCACCGCTCAGGCCAGGCCGAGGTCGTCCAGGCCCAGAGCGGCGTGGTAGGGCAGCCCGGCGGCCTCGATGCGCTCGCGGGCCCCGGTGTCCCGGTCGACGATGACGGCCACGGCGAGCACCTGGGCACCGGCCTCACGCAGCGCCTCGACCGCCTCGAGCGGGGACCCGCCGGTGGTCGAGGTGTCCTCGAGGACGACGACCCTGCGCCCCGCGACCTCAGGGCCCTCGACCCGGCGCCTCATCCCGTGGTCCTTGGCCGCCTTGCGTACGACGAAGGCGTCAAGGTCCAGGCCACGGGAGGCTGCGGCGTGGAGCATGGCGGTGGCTACCGGGTCGGCGCCCATGGTCAGGCCGCCGACGGCGTCGACGTCCTCAGTGCCCAGCCCCGCCTCCTCGAGCATGTCGAGCATGACGTGGCCGATAAGGGGGGCCGCCTCGTGGTGGAGGGTCGCGCGGCGCATGTCGACGTAGAAGTCGGACTCCAGGCCGGAGGCCAGAGTGACCTTGCCGCGCACGACGGCGAGGTCGTTGACGAGTTGGGCGAGACGGGCGCGCTGGGAGTCGTTGGTGCTCACGCACCTAGGCTAGATGCATCGGCGCCCGCCGGCGGGAGGCAGGCGAGCTCCTCGCCGGCCTCGCCGAGCCCGGCACAGCCGAGCCCGGCCTCACCGGCACCTCCGTCGTCGCCGTTCACAGGGCGGGCAACGGTGAGGTCGCGCCCCTGTCGTACACGACGGCCGGGCGGCCCCTGAGCCCACCTCCCGGTCTGAGGATCAGGCCAGGGCCGCGACAGCCGCCTCGTAGTCGGGCTCCTCACCGGTCTCGGGGACCTGCTGGGCGTGCAACACCGTGCCGTCGGAGTCGAGCACGACGACCGCGCGCGACAGCAGGCCGGCCAGCGGGCCGTCGGCGAAGGTGACGCCGTAGTCCTGCCCGAAGGTGGAGCGGAAGGCCGAGCCGGTCACAACGTCGTCGAGTCCCTCGGCACCGCAGAACCGGGCGGCCGCGAAGGGGAGGTCCGCTGAGACGCACACGACGGTCGTGTTGGCCAGCTCGGAGGCGCGCTTGTTGAACTCGCGCACGCTCGTGGCGCACACCCCGGTGTCTACCGAGGGGAAGATGTTGAGCACGACGCGACGACCGGACAGGGAGGCGCTGGTGACGGGAGCGAGGTCAGCGCCGACGAGGTCGAATGCGGGCGCCGGGGTGCCGACTGCCGGCAGCTCTCCGACGGTGGTGACAGGGGATCCGTGCACAGTGATCGTAGCCATGGGCCCATCGTCCCAGGTCCCGTGGTGGGAAACCAGGGCGTGCGGGCGCGCCGACAGCGAAAAGCACGGCGTGGGTTCCCGCCTAGCGGGAGCGGCCGGGGCCCCAGCGGCCGGGCCGCAGAGCCACCGACCCGGGCGGACGAGGCGGCCCCCACTGGCGACGGTGAGAGCCGTGAGAGCCGACGGTACCGTCCGTGCCGTCAGTACCGTCAGTACCGGGTCCGTACGCTGGCGTGACCCGCCACGCGGCGCACGAGCCAGCGAGGGCTGAGTCGGAGCGCTGCGTTGACCGCCTGGTACCGGGCCGACGGGGTGCAGATGACCTGGCCGCGTCGCACCGCGGCCAGCGCCTCACACGCGACGTCCTCGGCACGCAACCACGCGATCCCCGGCCACGCCCCCTCCTCCATCCCGGCCCGGGCGTGGAACTCCGAGTGGGTCAGACCCGGGTTGACGACGGTGGCCGTCACCCCCGTGCCACGCAGCTCCGAGGCGAGACCCTCGGTGAAGGTACGCACCCACGCCTTGTGGGCGGCGTAGGTTCCCATGGCGGTCAGCGCCGTCACGCTCGCGATGTTGAGCACCGCACCGTGACCGCGCTCGACCATGCCCGGTACCGCGGCGTGGGTCAGCTCCATGACCGCGCCGACCATGACGTCCAGGGCGCGACGCTCCTGCTCGATGCTCCCCGAGGCGAAAGGCTGGCCGACGGCGAATCCCGCGTTGTTGACAAGAAGGTCGACCGGCCGGACGGCGACCTGCGCGGCAGTCCTCGGCCCCCGACCGCCGGCTCCCGACGAGGCGGGCGTGGCGGCTGGGGTCGCGTCGGCCGCCTGCTCCTGGGACTGCCGCAGCCGATCGGCCACCGCTCTCCGCCCGGCCGCCGCCGACAGGTCGGCAGGCAGGACCTGGACCCCGACCCCCGCCAGCTGGTGGAGCTCGGTGGCGACCTGGTTGAGACGGTCCTCGTCGCGAGCCACGACGACGAGGTCGTGGTGGGCCTGAGCCAGCTGCCAGGCGATCTCCAGGCCGATGCCCGCCGTCGCCCCGGTGATGAGTGCGGTTCCCATGCAGCCAGCCTAGCGGTGCGCCGGCGTCGCGTGGCCTGCCGCGGGGGGGGACCGTCGGCCGGGCCGGGTAGCCTGCGTCCATGCGCCTGGCAACCTGGAACGTCAACTCCGTCCGTACCCGCGTCGATCGGGTCCTCGCCTTTCTCGAGCGCTCCGACGTCGACGTGCTCGCCATGCAGGAGATCAAGTGCCGCCCCGACCAGTTCCCGCGCGAGCCCTTCGAGGCGGCGGGCTACGAGCTGGCCGTCCACGGCCTGGACCAGTGGAACGGGGTGGCGATCGCCTCGCGGGTCGGGCTGTCCGACGTCGTCACCTCCTTCCCCCACCAGCCGGCCTGGGCGGCCAAGGACGGGGCGGAGGCGGTGGTCGAGGCGCGGGCACTGGGCGCGACGGTCGGCACCGTGGGATCGAGGGGTGAGGCCGGGACCTCGTCGGCCCCGGTTCGGCTGTGGAGCCTATACGTTCCCAACGGCAGGGAGCTGGACCACCCGCACTACGCCTACAAGCTCGACTGGCTGCGGGTGCTGCGCGAGGAGGTCGCCGGCTGGCTCAGCCAGGATCCCGACCAGGCCCTGGCGCTCGTGGGCGACTGGAACGTGGCGCCGCGGGACGAGGACGTGTGGGACATGGGGGCCTTCGAGGGCGCCACGCACGTGTCGGCCGCCGAGCGCGCGGCCTTCGCCGCCTTCGAGGAGGTCGGGCTCGTCGAGGCCACCCGCGAGCGCGCCACGAACTACACCTACTGGGACTACCAGAAGCTGCGCTTCCCCCGCAACGAGGGCATGCGCATCGACTTCGTGTACGGCTCTCCCGCCTTCGAGGCCCGCGTGACCGGGGCGGCCATCGACCGTGAGGAGCGCAAGGGCAAGGGCGCCTCCGACCACGTGCCGGTCGTCGTCGACCTCATCTGACCTCCTGCCGCGAGGAGCCTGCCCGAGTCCCTGCGCGGGCGGGCCCAGGTGCGCGCCGCCCCGCTCCTCCCCGGCTCCCGGGCACGACGTCGGTCGAGGTGCCACTTGTCCCGATCTCGAGGTGCCATATGTCCCGATCTCGAGGTGCCATATGTCCCGATCTCGAGGTGCCATAAGTCCCGATCTCGCGGGAGGGCGGGAGGGGAGGGCGTCACAGGGAGAGGATCTGGTCGCTGAGCGTCGGCCAGGCCGCTCGGTGGGTCGCGCCGAAGGGCTCGGCCCCGAGGAACACCGCGAGGCGCCCCGCCTGCGGGTCGACCCACAGGAAGGACCCTGACTGCCCGAAGTGACCGAAGGTGGCCGGGCTGTTGGCCGAGCCCGTCCAGTGCGGGGACTTGGCGCCCCGCACCTCGACGCCGAGTCCGAACCCGTTGGGCGCCTGGCGACCGTAACCCGGTAGCACGCCGTCGAGCCCCGGGATGACGACAGCGGTGGCCACGGCGGCCAGGCTCGGGGAGATGAGCCGGGGACTGGCCATCTCCCGGGCGAAGACAGCCAGGTCCCGCGCGCTGCCCGTCCCGGAGTGCGCCGGGGACCCGGGCACCGTGACGGTCGACAGGCCCAGGGGCTCGAGGACGGCGGTCTCGACCCACCGTTCAAGCGGGACGCCGGTGGCCTCGACAAGCCGTTCACCGAGGATCTCGATACCGCGGTTGGAGTAGATCCGCCGCGTGCCGGGGGCAGCCAGGACCGCGTCGGAGTCGAAGGCGACCCCGCTGGCGTGGGCAAGAAGGTGGGCGATGCTCGCCCCGGGCAGCAGCGGCGGCGCCCCGGGGGAGTCGGCCGGGTCCTCAAGGCTGAGCATCCCGCGCTCGACGGCGACCAGGGCGCTCCACGCCACGATCGGCTTGGTCACCGAGGCCAGGGGGAAGACCTCGTCAACCGCTCCGGCCTCGACCAGGGTGGCCCAGCCCTGGGTGTCCCGGTCACCGGGGCCCCCGCGTCCCGCCGCCACGACGGCCACCGGTCCGTCGAAGCGGTCGAGCGCCCCGAGTGCCGCCCGGGCCCTGTCCCCGGTCAGGGGGCCGCAGCCCCCTCCTGCACGTGGCGCCGTCATCGCAGGCACAGCAGCTGGGAGCGCAGGACCTCCAGGACCGGGGCCTGGGAGGCCGCTCCCCCGCCCAGGGCACGCGCCATCTGCTCGGTGAAGGCGTCGACGCGGCTGCTCGCGTCCCGCAGGTCGTAGTACTGTGCGACGCTCGCGTCGTAGTCGGCCAGCGCGTCGAGATGCGCCTCGAGCTCGGGGTAGGCGTCGACGGCGCAGGTGATCTCCCGCGGCAGCCGGGGCTTGTACTGCGGCTCCTGGGCCCGGTGTCCCACGAGCAGCCCGACGAGAGGGAAGGTCCGGGTGGGAAGCCCCAGCGCCGCGATGACCCGCGGCGCGTCACCCAGGATCGAGCCGAGGTAGGTGGTCCCCAGCCCGAGGGACTCCGCGGCGACGACGAGGTTCTGCGCGGCGATCATCGTGTCCTCGACGCCCTGGAGGAACAGGGCGGTGCGCTCGAGGGGCTCGACGGGGGCCCCGGCCCGCTCACGGATGAGGGCGTTGCGGTGCAGGTCGACGACGAGGACGAACAGCTCGCCGCGCTCACCCCCGACGTAGGGCTGGCCGGAGGCGAGGTGGATCTGTTCGCGCACCGAGGGGTCGAGCACCCGGATGATCGTGACCTGCTGCTGAAAGGAGGAGGTCGCGCCGTGGCAGGCGACCTCGAGCAGGGTGGCGACCGTGTCCTCGCCGACCGGCTCGCTCGTGTAGGCGCGGATGCTGCGGTGGGCCATCTGGGCCGCGATGGTCGCGTTGACGACCGGTGTCGGCATCGGCGCGCCCAGGGCGTCGGTGGGGGCGCGGGACGCGGGGCTGTCGGGGCTCATGTCCCGACCCTATCGCCGTCGGGGACGTCGCAGAGGTGACCTACGATGGGGCCGATGCCTTTCTACCGCCGGGACCTGCGAGGGTCCTCGCCCCTGACCGCTGCCGGGACCGGCCGGCCCGCGCCAGTCGGGTCCCGCCCCGCGGCCTCGCCCGCCCGGCCCGCGAGCGGGGGCTCCGGACCGGGCTACGCCGTCGTCGACCTGGAGACCACAGGGCTGTCCCCCGCCTCCGACTCGATCCTGGAGATCGGCCTCGTCCTGGTCGGCGCCGACGGGACGGTGGAGCGGTCCTGGTCGACCCTGGTCGACCCCGGCGCGGGGGTCGACGTGGGACCCACCTTCATCCACGGGATCGTCGCCACCGAACTGGACGGTGCTCCGCCGCTGTCGGCGATCGCCGACCTGCTCGTGCGCGACCTGGCGGGGCGGGCCGTCGTCGCCCACAACGCCCGATTCGACGTCGGCTTCCTCACCCACGCCCTGGGCGCGCTGGGAAGGCTCGCGCGCGGGTCGGTCGTCCCGCGGGTGTGCACGATGGAGCTGGCCCGCCGGTTCATGTCGACGCCCTCGCGGAGGCTGGTCACCTGCTGCGAGGTCGCGGGGGTCGAGATCGGCCGCCACCACAGCGCCCTCGACGA contains:
- a CDS encoding 3'-5' exonuclease, with translation MPFYRRDLRGSSPLTAAGTGRPAPVGSRPAASPARPASGGSGPGYAVVDLETTGLSPASDSILEIGLVLVGADGTVERSWSTLVDPGAGVDVGPTFIHGIVATELDGAPPLSAIADLLVRDLAGRAVVAHNARFDVGFLTHALGALGRLARGSVVPRVCTMELARRFMSTPSRRLVTCCEVAGVEIGRHHSALDDAHAAAGLLRHYMAVGGRRGQGPVAWSRALEQAAVFAGWRWDAGAARRQEALLLPRRGAGVPRADLPG